One part of the Enterococcus sp. DIV1094 genome encodes these proteins:
- a CDS encoding methionine ABC transporter ATP-binding protein produces MIELQEINVSFQQKEKTIQAVKNVDLSIAKGDVYGIVGYSGAGKSTLVRVMNLLQKPTSGKVIINGTELGKLSPKELRKERKSIGMIFQHFHLMESRTIFDNVDFSLKYTKKSKQERRQKVNELLALVGLEEKATAYPKQLSGGQKQRVAIARALASDPQVLLCDEATSALDPKTTHQILALLKKLNQKLGLTIVLITHEMQVVKEICNKVAVMENGEVIEQGSSVQIFSAPKEVLTKEFIRTATHVDQALETIRSHSAFADQLTNKWLVELNYVGTQTNEPLIAQLYSKYQVSANILYGNVELLQETPLGRLIVTLSGEVHQREKALTYLIDSGVQATILQKNGASKEMKVIQGGR; encoded by the coding sequence ATGATTGAATTACAAGAAATAAATGTTTCTTTCCAACAAAAAGAAAAGACGATCCAAGCAGTGAAAAACGTGGATCTTTCGATTGCGAAAGGAGATGTCTACGGCATCGTTGGGTATTCAGGTGCAGGGAAAAGTACGTTGGTCCGGGTCATGAATCTTTTGCAAAAACCCACAAGCGGCAAAGTTATTATCAATGGCACAGAGTTAGGGAAACTATCTCCGAAAGAATTACGAAAAGAACGAAAATCGATCGGGATGATTTTTCAACACTTTCACCTAATGGAAAGTCGTACGATTTTTGACAACGTCGATTTCTCGTTGAAATACACGAAAAAATCGAAACAGGAGCGTCGTCAAAAAGTCAATGAACTCTTGGCATTGGTCGGACTTGAAGAAAAAGCGACGGCTTATCCAAAACAACTTTCAGGAGGACAAAAACAACGAGTCGCCATTGCTCGAGCATTAGCCAGCGATCCACAAGTGTTGCTTTGTGATGAAGCAACGAGTGCCTTAGACCCAAAAACGACTCACCAGATTTTAGCTTTATTGAAAAAATTGAATCAGAAATTAGGCTTGACGATCGTTTTGATCACACATGAAATGCAAGTGGTTAAAGAAATCTGCAACAAAGTCGCTGTGATGGAAAATGGCGAAGTGATTGAACAAGGAAGTAGTGTTCAAATTTTCAGCGCACCAAAAGAAGTCTTGACGAAAGAGTTTATTCGAACAGCTACTCACGTTGATCAAGCATTAGAAACGATTCGCTCACACAGTGCTTTCGCAGATCAGTTGACCAATAAATGGTTAGTCGAATTAAACTATGTCGGTACACAGACAAATGAACCGTTGATCGCGCAACTTTATAGCAAATATCAAGTCAGTGCGAATATTTTATATGGAAATGTCGAACTGTTACAAGAAACGCCATTAGGACGTTTGATCGTCACCTTATCAGGAGAAGTCCATCAACGAGAAAAAGCATTGACTTATCTCATAGATTCAGGAGTACAAGCGACGATCCTGCAAAAAAATGGTGCAAGTAAAGAAATGAAAGTTATCCAAGGAGGCCGCTGA
- a CDS encoding HAD family hydrolase, producing the protein MKGAIFDLDGLLVDTEKTYRDGWLWGFKQFDIEIPKAVVDSWGGKNWKQSYDLLIKMAGTPEMVQNVREKREEYFYQQLHSGAIQLKPYAKEVLKELREQKLILGLATTTVTKRATNILDQFSLKPYFHTYTFGDEVSENKPSPIPYLTALERSGLIASEAFAVEDSLVGATSASRAGMGVVLIPDSSFDRAYTESEKADLSILAEGKDLLTVLEMLEKQKEKN; encoded by the coding sequence ATGAAGGGTGCAATATTTGATTTAGATGGATTATTAGTTGATACAGAAAAGACTTACCGCGACGGATGGTTATGGGGGTTCAAGCAATTTGACATTGAAATACCTAAAGCAGTCGTTGATTCGTGGGGCGGAAAAAATTGGAAACAAAGCTATGATCTGTTGATAAAAATGGCGGGAACACCAGAGATGGTGCAAAACGTTCGTGAAAAAAGAGAAGAGTATTTTTATCAACAACTGCATAGTGGCGCAATCCAGCTAAAACCTTATGCAAAAGAAGTACTAAAAGAATTGAGGGAACAAAAACTTATCCTTGGTTTAGCAACCACAACAGTTACAAAACGAGCAACAAATATTTTGGATCAATTTTCTTTGAAGCCTTATTTTCATACATATACCTTTGGGGATGAAGTGTCTGAAAATAAACCTTCACCAATTCCTTACCTAACTGCTTTAGAGCGGTCTGGATTAATAGCGTCAGAAGCATTTGCAGTCGAAGATTCATTAGTTGGCGCAACCTCAGCATCACGAGCAGGAATGGGTGTCGTTTTGATTCCAGATTCAAGCTTTGATCGAGCCTATACTGAAAGTGAAAAGGCAGATTTGTCTATTTTAGCGGAAGGCAAGGATCTATTGACAGTGTTGGAGATGTTAGAGAAGCAAAAAGAAAAAAATTAA
- a CDS encoding helix-turn-helix domain-containing protein, whose product MFKLFLDKSAQRKLELLRYLETKPLLVENHEKVLEELDISYFLLNKSMEELSHDFVDYGLTDEFQLFFEGNNVRLIESGRGNSTILGEMYVRHSFGFLMLQEIFFETFESVNDYAIKNYISHPLVYQKLKDMRTRLDAKDLTVTKKFLLSGEEGAVRGLVTFYFTKLYGRSYSQYPAEITKQVEELIRALEPKFAASFTGFSESKLQHFLSVSLIRIKNGWRMSDNKKARLTFNKKTLQKNDFFGIIYSWLEKEAKIDTEKERLIEAQQIFAYLVVEGAINDPELIEGVAQKEILALNELFLEELGQSFILSENQLKEIRRQLTVLHLKIKYFKEENVDDNNNLDVTYFYEMYPEYFLFCREYIQKHKANKQIWAAKEFLFFHYVLVMMDTLPIDQQLKPLRICIDFSFGPQFNALIKGNIQKISDLNIIYQTKADEETDLLLTDKEICSSGDLFQIIWLVPPRAVDWANFTNQLLRIRRNKITKMNLNN is encoded by the coding sequence ATGTTCAAACTATTTTTAGATAAGTCAGCACAACGCAAGTTAGAGTTGCTACGTTATTTGGAAACAAAGCCGCTTTTAGTTGAAAATCATGAAAAAGTGTTAGAAGAATTGGATATCTCTTATTTTTTGCTGAATAAGTCAATGGAAGAATTGTCGCATGATTTCGTGGATTATGGGCTAACGGATGAATTTCAATTATTTTTTGAAGGAAATAATGTGAGACTGATCGAGAGTGGTCGAGGAAATTCGACGATTCTAGGTGAAATGTATGTTCGTCATTCCTTCGGTTTTTTGATGCTGCAAGAAATCTTTTTTGAGACGTTCGAATCTGTGAACGACTATGCGATCAAAAATTATATCAGTCATCCGCTCGTCTATCAAAAATTGAAAGACATGCGCACACGACTAGACGCTAAAGATTTAACGGTCACAAAGAAATTTTTGTTAAGTGGAGAAGAAGGGGCTGTACGTGGATTAGTGACGTTTTATTTCACTAAATTATACGGACGGTCTTATTCTCAATACCCAGCAGAAATCACGAAACAAGTAGAAGAATTGATTCGGGCACTAGAGCCGAAATTTGCCGCTTCATTTACTGGGTTTAGTGAATCCAAACTTCAGCATTTTCTTTCAGTGAGTTTGATTCGCATAAAGAATGGCTGGCGAATGTCCGATAATAAAAAAGCTCGATTGACGTTCAATAAAAAAACGTTACAAAAAAATGATTTCTTTGGGATCATTTATTCTTGGCTGGAAAAAGAGGCGAAGATCGACACGGAAAAAGAGCGGTTGATTGAAGCACAACAAATTTTTGCTTATCTTGTTGTCGAAGGAGCCATCAATGATCCTGAACTTATTGAGGGAGTAGCGCAAAAGGAAATACTCGCGTTGAACGAGTTATTTCTTGAAGAACTTGGGCAATCATTTATTCTATCAGAAAATCAGTTAAAGGAAATCAGAAGACAGTTGACGGTCTTACATTTGAAAATCAAATATTTCAAAGAGGAAAATGTGGATGACAATAACAATTTGGACGTCACTTATTTTTATGAAATGTATCCAGAGTACTTTTTGTTTTGTCGAGAGTATATTCAAAAACATAAAGCGAATAAGCAAATCTGGGCGGCAAAAGAATTTCTGTTTTTCCACTATGTGCTAGTCATGATGGATACATTACCGATCGATCAACAACTGAAACCACTTCGGATTTGTATTGATTTTTCTTTTGGTCCCCAGTTCAATGCGTTGATCAAAGGCAACATCCAGAAAATCTCGGATTTGAATATCATCTATCAAACGAAAGCAGATGAAGAAACTGACCTTCTTTTAACAGATAAAGAAATCTGCTCTTCTGGGGATTTGTTCCAGATCATTTGGTTAGTTCCTCCGCGAGCAGTCGATTGGGCTAATTTTACGAATCAATTATTAAGGATACGTAGAAATAAAATAACTAAAATGAATCTGAATAACTGA
- a CDS encoding DUF916 and DUF3324 domain-containing protein yields MKKRFILIVSLFVAMISVLPGQSAFASEFNFAVTPVIPENQIDKEKTYFDLLMEPDKQQTIEVQLRNDTDKDLTIETTINSATTNLNGVVEYGENKIEPDDSLVYNLKDYAKAEPEVTLPKHAEVTVPITVTMPAEKFDGVMAGGITFKEKSDDTQDSSSEDKGLAIKNEYSYVVALLIRQTMTAVQPDLKATKVEPAQVNARNVINVHLQNPEAAYLNQLNVATTITKQGSDETLYESQTESMQMAPNSHFDYPISLNGEKLEAGKYTMKMTAYGEKAEDGEYKVKTSSGTEETYKYKWEFEKDFEIKGEVARELNEKDVTIEQDNTWMYVLFGILLLLLLLLIFIIWKRKKQKDEEKSENK; encoded by the coding sequence ATGAAAAAAAGATTTATCCTTATTGTCAGTCTCTTTGTTGCCATGATAAGTGTGTTACCAGGTCAATCAGCTTTTGCCTCAGAATTTAATTTTGCCGTGACGCCAGTCATTCCGGAAAACCAGATCGATAAAGAAAAAACCTATTTTGATTTATTGATGGAGCCAGATAAGCAGCAAACAATCGAAGTCCAATTACGCAATGATACAGACAAAGATTTAACGATCGAAACGACCATCAATAGTGCAACGACCAACTTGAATGGTGTGGTGGAGTATGGTGAAAATAAAATTGAACCCGATGACAGTTTAGTTTATAATTTAAAGGATTATGCGAAAGCTGAACCTGAAGTAACTTTACCAAAACATGCAGAGGTGACAGTGCCAATCACTGTGACTATGCCAGCAGAAAAATTTGATGGCGTTATGGCAGGCGGGATCACTTTTAAAGAAAAGTCTGATGATACCCAAGATTCTTCGTCAGAAGATAAGGGATTAGCGATCAAAAATGAATACTCTTATGTGGTGGCGTTATTGATTCGTCAAACGATGACAGCAGTCCAACCTGACCTGAAAGCAACGAAAGTGGAACCAGCACAAGTCAATGCTAGAAATGTGATCAATGTTCATTTGCAAAATCCTGAAGCAGCTTATTTGAATCAATTGAATGTAGCAACAACGATCACGAAACAAGGATCAGATGAAACGCTATATGAGAGTCAAACGGAAAGCATGCAAATGGCACCTAATTCTCACTTTGATTATCCGATTTCATTGAACGGTGAAAAGTTGGAAGCGGGTAAGTATACGATGAAGATGACTGCATACGGTGAAAAAGCAGAAGACGGGGAGTATAAAGTTAAAACTTCTAGCGGAACTGAGGAAACCTATAAATATAAATGGGAATTTGAAAAAGACTTTGAAATAAAAGGCGAAGTGGCTAGAGAGTTAAATGAAAAAGATGTGACGATCGAACAAGACAATACGTGGATGTATGTATTATTCGGTATCTTATTATTATTGCTTCTTTTACTGATTTTTATTATTTGGAAAAGAAAAAAACAAAAAGATGAAGAGAAATCTGAAAATAAATAA
- a CDS encoding WxL domain-containing protein codes for MKKSQMILLSTMLLGGVFSTVSVAAADGGEYTSNGVINYVPNTDTTDPVDPLDPEQPVTPVDPTTPDGKPEPGTNGPLSIDFASSLAFGEQKITSTTQTYYAAAQKYKDASDIEKEGPNFVQVSDNRGTETGWTLKVKQNAQFKTAEDQELTGAKITLSNGNVVTGSQSAKPTGVATFSLDPSGSESLVMSAKDGEGAGTYLMDWGNSVDTAKNSIALEVPGSTTKYAKAYKTTFTWTLTDAPGN; via the coding sequence ATGAAAAAATCACAAATGATCTTATTATCAACAATGTTATTAGGCGGAGTATTCAGCACAGTTAGCGTAGCAGCAGCTGATGGTGGGGAATATACATCAAACGGTGTCATCAATTATGTACCAAATACAGATACAACTGATCCAGTTGATCCACTTGATCCTGAACAACCGGTGACACCTGTTGACCCAACAACACCAGACGGTAAACCAGAACCAGGTACAAACGGTCCATTGTCAATCGACTTTGCTTCAAGTCTAGCATTTGGGGAACAAAAAATCACATCTACAACACAAACATACTATGCTGCAGCACAAAAATATAAAGATGCAAGTGATATTGAAAAAGAAGGACCAAACTTTGTTCAAGTATCTGACAACCGCGGAACTGAAACAGGTTGGACATTGAAAGTGAAACAAAATGCACAATTCAAAACAGCAGAAGATCAAGAATTGACTGGTGCAAAAATCACATTATCAAACGGTAATGTCGTGACTGGTTCACAATCAGCAAAACCAACAGGCGTTGCAACTTTCAGCTTAGACCCAAGCGGTAGTGAATCATTAGTTATGAGCGCAAAAGACGGTGAAGGTGCCGGAACGTATTTGATGGACTGGGGAAATTCAGTTGATACTGCAAAAAACAGTATTGCATTAGAAGTGCCAGGTTCAACAACAAAATACGCGAAAGCTTACAAAACAACTTTCACTTGGACTTTAACAGACGCACCAGGAAACTAA
- a CDS encoding WxL domain-containing protein, whose product MKKTVSGLMIISLLTGVTTTVQAVDQAKYESNGTVNFVPDTDPTEPVNPIDPDPDKPVHPTNPDGTDPEPGTKGPLSIDFASSFDFGMNKISNKTETYYAKAQTYVNDDGSLSDLVTPDYVQVSDHRGNNAGWTLKVCQNGQFQNDETLNKTLTGAVIQLLDPVVKSNAEGVAAPTATTEIALDPNGAESIVLSAESDAGSGTWIEAWGDKVETVTTKDQRNKDVSSVITKSVSLTIPGKTPKDAVTYSTILTWNLSDTPGN is encoded by the coding sequence ATGAAAAAAACAGTAAGTGGTTTAATGATCATTAGTCTTTTGACAGGAGTAACGACTACCGTCCAAGCGGTCGATCAGGCGAAGTACGAAAGTAATGGTACCGTTAATTTTGTACCGGATACTGATCCAACTGAGCCAGTCAATCCGATAGACCCAGATCCAGATAAACCGGTTCATCCAACCAATCCAGATGGAACGGATCCAGAACCAGGAACCAAAGGCCCTCTATCGATTGACTTTGCTTCAAGCTTTGATTTCGGTATGAATAAGATCTCGAACAAAACAGAAACGTATTATGCCAAAGCACAAACGTATGTAAATGACGACGGCTCACTTTCTGATCTAGTGACACCGGATTATGTTCAAGTGTCTGATCACCGAGGCAACAATGCCGGTTGGACATTGAAAGTATGTCAAAACGGTCAATTCCAGAATGATGAAACATTAAACAAAACTTTGACTGGTGCAGTGATCCAATTACTGGATCCAGTCGTTAAATCAAATGCAGAAGGTGTAGCTGCACCAACTGCTACCACTGAAATCGCCTTAGATCCAAATGGGGCAGAATCGATCGTACTAAGTGCAGAATCAGATGCTGGTTCAGGGACATGGATCGAAGCATGGGGTGACAAAGTGGAGACAGTCACAACAAAAGACCAAAGAAATAAAGATGTGTCCTCAGTGATCACAAAAAGTGTGTCATTGACCATCCCAGGTAAAACACCAAAAGATGCGGTCACATATTCAACAATATTAACCTGGAATCTATCTGATACACCAGGAAATTAA
- a CDS encoding WxL domain-containing protein, translating into MKKTTMLTAGIILFSTLLGTSTVFAADETASYETNGVIAFEADTDPTDPVDPTDPTNPVEPVDPTDPTGPKPGTNGPLSIDFASSFQFGKQKITTVTKDYYAQIQTFKDGTDGPNYVQVTDKRGTQEGWTLSVTQDSQFKTAADEELSGAVLSLSNGASASIMDDQYKPDLVTQNTLTPGSESVLMTADAGKGMGTWIYKFGADSTEGASAVKLNVPGKTVKLAKEYSTTLTWSLKSTPAP; encoded by the coding sequence ATGAAAAAGACAACGATGTTAACAGCGGGGATTATTTTATTCAGTACATTATTAGGAACAAGCACAGTGTTTGCTGCAGATGAAACTGCAAGCTATGAAACAAACGGTGTGATCGCATTTGAAGCAGATACAGATCCAACTGATCCAGTTGACCCAACTGATCCAACAAATCCGGTAGAGCCAGTTGATCCAACTGATCCAACTGGACCAAAGCCAGGTACAAATGGACCTCTATCAATTGATTTTGCTTCAAGCTTCCAATTTGGGAAACAAAAAATCACTACTGTTACTAAAGACTACTATGCACAGATCCAAACATTTAAAGATGGTACTGACGGTCCAAACTACGTGCAAGTAACAGACAAACGTGGAACACAAGAAGGTTGGACATTATCTGTGACTCAAGACAGCCAATTCAAAACTGCCGCAGACGAAGAATTATCTGGCGCGGTTCTATCATTAAGTAATGGCGCAAGCGCATCGATCATGGATGATCAATACAAACCAGACCTAGTGACTCAAAACACATTGACACCTGGTAGCGAATCAGTTTTGATGACTGCGGATGCAGGTAAAGGAATGGGGACTTGGATCTACAAATTTGGTGCAGATTCTACAGAAGGTGCAAGTGCTGTAAAACTTAACGTACCAGGTAAAACAGTCAAATTGGCGAAAGAATATAGCACAACGTTGACATGGAGCCTTAAATCTACTCCTGCACCATAA